The proteins below come from a single Aegilops tauschii subsp. strangulata cultivar AL8/78 chromosome 6, Aet v6.0, whole genome shotgun sequence genomic window:
- the LOC109735754 gene encoding uncharacterized protein, which translates to MSSSRRRHARSPPAAPLDDDDLLSEILLRLPPQPSSLPRASLVCKRWRGLVSDPGFFRRFRLRHRRNPPLLGFFDRYGAPFRPALKAPNRVPPERFSLQHDEDEMHSFSHGCRHGLVLISLLKRHQVLVWDPVTGDQHRIPFPPPFDTATALVNAAVLRDAGDVQHFQVVLAVAGTDAEYHTRALACMYSSKTGLWGNLVSTPIPYQANGYRIPTLVYTDDAVLDGDSLYWKLVGNLIGILEFDLKKQTLAVIQVPVDILEGNSLQVMRAEGGGLGLLFVSNSDYTARLWKRKTNRHGVASWELARSIDLGKLLSLEPEEKRPLMILGYAEQNNAVFLWTVIGVLMIQLESLKFKKLFKTMTFSHYHPFESVYSAGACIAGGHDRAELMLNV; encoded by the exons ATgagcagcagccgccgccgccacgcccgcTCGCCGCCGGCCGCGCCGCTGGACGACGACGACCTCCTCTCCGAGATCCTGCTCCGCCTCCCCCCGCAGCCCTCATCGCTCCCGCGCGCATCCCTCGTCTGCAAGCGGTGGCGCGGCCTTGTCTCCGACCCCGGCTTCTTCCGCCGCTtccgcctccgccaccgccgcaaCCCTCCTCTCCTCGGTTTCTTCGACAGATACGGAGCTCCGTTCCGGCCTGCCCTGAAGGCCCCCAATCGTGTTCCTCCCGAGCGCTTCTCCTTGCAGCACGACGAGGATGAAATGCACTCCTTTTCCCATGGATGCCGCCATGGCCTCGTGCTCATCTCCCTTCTGAAGCGTCACCAGGTCCTGGTCTGGGACCCCGTCACCGGCGACCAGCACCGCATTCCCTTTCCCCCGCCGTTTGATACAGCGACGGCCCTGGTCAACGCGGCGGTGCTTCGCGATGCGGGAGACGTCCAGCACTTCCAGGTGGTCTTGGCAGTGGCAGGCACCGATGCCGAATATCATACGCGAGCGCTCGCCTGTATGTACTCGTCAAAGACCGGCTTATGGGGGAATCTCGTCTCAACACCCATTCCATACCAGGCTAATGGGTACCGTATTCCCACATTGGTTTATACCGATGATGCTGTTCTGGACGGAGATTCCCTTTACTGGAAGCTTGTGGGGAATTTGATTGGAATTCTTGAGTTTGATCTGAAGAAGCAGACCCTAGCTGTGATACAGGTGCCAGTGGACATCCTCGAAGGTAACAGCTTGCAGGTTATGCGGGCTGAGGGTGGTGGGCTTGGTCTCCTCTTCGTGTCAAACTCTGACTACACCGCCCGGTTATGGAAGAGGAAGACCAATCGTCATGGTGTTGCTTCATGGGAGCTTGCAAGAAGTATTGACCTGGGCAAGCTACTTTCCCTGGAACCAGAGGAGAAACGCCCCCTAATGATACTAGGGTATGCTGAACAGAATAATGCGGTGTTTCTGTGGACAGTTATCGGCGTCTTAATGATCCAGCTTGAGTCACTGAAGTTCAAGAAGCTTTTTAAAACAATGACCTTTTCTCACTATCATCCATTCGAAAGTGTCTACAGTGCAG GAGCATGTATTGCTGGTGGACACGACAGGGCTGAGCTTATGCTCAATGTGTAA
- the LOC141025799 gene encoding uncharacterized protein, translated as MEKLALDPNSEPQYTMKDGILRYKGRVWIGNDATVQQHLINSLHSSAVGGHSGFHATYNRIKRLFAWHGMKAQIKQSGLPRSGGYDTILVVVDKFSRTPFEVIYGQLPREFGVDQVEQCSVPDLAAWLREREIMIELLQQQLKLAQDRMKRQADKHRTDKAFEVGDAVLLKLQPFIQSSVAQRPHQKLAFRYFGPYRILARIGAVAYKLDLPASSKIHPVVHVSQLKKAEGAQVQVNSDLPPDNATLQAEHIPAKALELWMIQVAGTLQPHLLIQWSGLPEFMATWEEPVKMQQRFPATPPWGQGETQEGEDVTAPPPGRETAGASKGNEDAEVKV; from the exons ATGGAGAAGTTGGCCCTTGACCCCAACAGTGAACCGCAGTATACGATGAAGGATGGCATCTTACGATACAAAGGGCGTGTGTGGATTGGGAATGACGCCACGGTTCAGCAACACCTGATCAACTCTCTGCACTCAAGCGCGGTGGGCGGACACTCAGGGTTCCACGCCACGTACAATCGCATCAAGCGACTCTTCGCGTGGCACGGCATGAAGGCTCAGATCAAGCAAAGC GGACTGCCGCGTTCTGGTGGATATGACACAATCCTGGTGGTAGTCGACAAATTTTCAAG GACACCGTTCGAGGTCATCTACGGGCAACTGCCGCGTGAGTTTGGAGTGGACCAAGTAGAGCAATGCTCGGTGCCCGACCTGGCGGCATGGTTGCGCGAGCGGGAAATCATGATCGAGCTTCTTCAACAACAGTTGAAACTTGCCCAGGACAGAATGAAACGACAAGCTGACAAGCATCGCACCGACAAAGCGTTTGAGGTTGGTGATGCAGTGCTGTTGAAGCTTCAACCGTTCATCCAGTCCTCGGTGGCGCAGCGCCCCCACCAGAAGCTAGCGTTTCGCTATTTCGGGCCGTACCGCATCCTGGCTCGCATCGGCGCAGTGGCGTACAAGCTGGACCTCCCGGCGTCCAGCAAAATTCACCCAGTTGTGCATGTATCGCAACTGAAGAAGGCCGAAGGCGCACAGGTGCAGGTGAACTCTGATCTTCCTCCTGACAATGCTACCTTGCAGGCGGAGCACATTCCAGCAAAAGCACTCGAACTCTGGATGATTCAGGTGGCCGGTACGCTCCAGCCACATCTGCTGATCCAGTGGAGCGGATTGCCAGAGTTCATGGCTACCTGGGAAGAACCAGTCAAGATGCAACAAAGGTTTCCAGCTACTCCGCCTTGGGGACAAGGCGAAACGCAAGAGGGGGAGGATGTTACGGCGCCCCCACCTGGCAGGGAGACAGCCGGCGCATCCAAAGGCAACGAGGACGCGGAAGTGAAAGTGTGA
- the LOC141025800 gene encoding uncharacterized mitochondrial protein AtMg00860-like, whose translation MDDILVHTNTLEAHCQLLTQVLQLLDKYGLKAKLSKCSFAQRRISYLGHVISEQGVSTDDSKIRTVQQWPVPQNTKELRGFLGLAGYYRKFVRFFGVISKPLTELLKKNTIFAWTPTADAAFRALKQALTAAHVLALPDFQNQFVVETDASATRIGAVLMEANHPVAYLSKALAPKNMGLSAYEKECLALLLPIDHWRPYLQHSEFIVRTDQKSLLHLTDQRLNTPI comes from the coding sequence ATGGACGACATCCTTGTCCACACCAACACTTTAGAAGCGCACTGTCAACTGTTGACGCAAGTTCTCCAGTTACTTGATAAATATGGGTTGAAGGCAAAGCTCTCCAAGTGCAGTTTTGCTCAACGCCGCATCAGTTACCTCGGGCATGTGATCAGCGAACAAGGAGTCTCTACCGATGACAGTAAGATTCGGACAGTTCAGCAATGGCCAGTGCCGCAGAACACCAAGGAGCTGCGTGGGTTCTtaggactcgcgggatactatcgcAAGTTCGTACGATTCTTCGGGGTCATCAGCAAGCCACTAACAGAACTTCTCAAGAAGAATACCATCTTTGCATGGACGCCAACGGCTGACGCGGCATTCCGCGCTCTCAAGCAAGCTCTGACAGCAGCTCATGTTCTCGCTCTGCCAGACTTCCAAAATCAGTTCGTCGTCGAGACGGACGCGAGCGCAACGAGAATTGGGGCCGTACTGATGGAAGCAAACCACCCAGTCGCGTACCTGAGCAAAGCTCTCGCTCCCAAAAACATGGGATTGTCTGCATATGAGAAAGAGTGCCTAGCGTTGTTGCTTCCTATCGACCACTGGCGACCGTATCTTCAGCACTCGGAGTTCATAGTACGCACTGATCAGAAGAGCCTGCTGCACCTAACAGATCAAAGGCTCAACACCCCTATTTAG